In Desulfopila inferna, a single genomic region encodes these proteins:
- a CDS encoding L-serine ammonia-lyase, iron-sulfur-dependent, subunit alpha, with the protein MSDYPSIFNNVIGPIMRGPSSSHTAASVRIGLLGRMLLQDIPKRAIITFDPEGSLATTYRGQGSAMGLAGGLLEMQISDPDLINAEQICRERGIEILFRIEPLAGDHPNTYHIELTGTQGKKVQFVALSTGGGIIRLVELDGGIIEDDSSYVQSLYPIQPQGNRDLPFVTIAEMEQLLLEKGGRLSDYALSYESALGGVEEKIVADLAAEHLRVMREAVSGGLEGTSYQDRILPAQSHLIGEAENRKELIPSALINDVIASVSAVMETKSSMGVIVAAPTAGSCGTLPGALSAVAEKTGKTGEEMERAVLAAGLLGVFIAREGGFAAEEGGCQYECGAASGMTAAALVELMGGDGATALKAASMALQNTLGLICDPVADRVEVPCLGKNIMAALNAVAAANMALAGFAHVIPLGQVICAMKEVGAAMCHRFRCTCKGGLSITPAAQDIHAGLGGTA; encoded by the coding sequence ATGTCTGATTACCCATCGATATTCAATAACGTTATAGGCCCGATAATGCGTGGGCCGAGCAGTTCCCACACCGCAGCCTCTGTCAGAATAGGGCTGCTGGGCAGAATGCTGCTGCAGGATATCCCAAAACGAGCCATTATAACCTTCGATCCCGAGGGCTCCCTGGCTACGACCTACAGAGGACAGGGATCGGCCATGGGTCTCGCAGGAGGGCTGCTGGAAATGCAGATTTCCGATCCGGATCTGATCAATGCCGAACAGATCTGTCGGGAGCGTGGCATCGAGATACTCTTTCGCATAGAACCCCTGGCGGGAGATCATCCCAACACCTATCATATCGAGCTCACCGGCACACAAGGCAAAAAGGTGCAATTCGTGGCGCTGTCCACCGGCGGCGGCATAATCCGATTGGTCGAACTTGATGGCGGCATCATCGAGGATGACAGCTCTTATGTTCAATCTCTTTATCCGATCCAGCCGCAGGGCAATAGGGATCTGCCCTTTGTCACCATTGCCGAGATGGAGCAGCTTCTTTTGGAGAAGGGAGGGCGCCTCTCCGACTATGCTCTGTCCTATGAGTCCGCCCTGGGCGGTGTTGAGGAGAAAATAGTAGCCGACCTCGCAGCGGAACACCTTAGAGTGATGCGGGAGGCCGTGAGCGGAGGACTTGAGGGCACTAGCTATCAGGATCGCATTCTGCCGGCACAGTCACATCTCATCGGTGAGGCTGAAAACCGGAAGGAATTGATCCCCTCTGCTCTTATCAACGATGTCATTGCCTCAGTTTCTGCGGTCATGGAGACTAAAAGTTCGATGGGGGTCATCGTTGCGGCGCCGACCGCGGGATCCTGCGGCACCCTGCCCGGTGCTCTGTCCGCCGTTGCTGAAAAGACAGGCAAGACTGGGGAGGAAATGGAGCGGGCTGTTCTGGCCGCGGGCCTGCTGGGTGTTTTTATTGCCAGGGAGGGTGGTTTTGCGGCGGAGGAAGGCGGTTGCCAATATGAGTGTGGCGCAGCCTCCGGCATGACGGCGGCTGCTCTGGTCGAACTGATGGGAGGAGATGGTGCTACAGCTCTCAAAGCTGCTTCCATGGCACTGCAGAACACGCTGGGGCTGATCTGTGATCCGGTGGCTGACCGGGTTGAAGTTCCCTGTCTCGGCAAAAATATCATGGCGGCCCTCAACGCAGTGGCTGCCGCCAACATGGCGCTTGCCGGATTTGCCCACGTTATCCCGCTGGGGCAGGTTATCTGTGCCATGAAGGAAGTGGGGGCGGCCATGTGTCACCGTTTCCGCTGTACCTGTAAGGGAGGTTTGTCCATCACTCCGGCTGCTCAGGACATTCATGCGGGGTTAGGCGGCACCGCATGA
- a CDS encoding twitching motility protein, with amino-acid sequence MELKPNQAALILEADDNNEITVHVSSPDQEGLSAAICQAIAVKLMEDENFQNELMEMMEEGDEGHEEH; translated from the coding sequence ATGGAACTCAAGCCAAACCAGGCAGCATTGATATTGGAAGCCGACGATAATAATGAGATAACCGTTCATGTCTCCTCGCCGGATCAGGAGGGTTTATCGGCAGCTATATGCCAAGCCATTGCCGTAAAGCTAATGGAAGATGAAAATTTTCAGAATGAATTGATGGAGATGATGGAAGAAGGTGACGAAGGGCACGAAGAACATTGA
- a CDS encoding deoxyribodipyrimidine photo-lyase has protein sequence MIRKNRNIIKRSREISHGKRGEGPVIYWMDREHRIADNWALLYAQQEALLREKDLHVVLLYFKNMGEHSCQKPFLLEGLVELREEAKRYNIGFTVLDGEAEDILPRFLVKYDCHLLVSDFSPLREKRRICRKITEVITVPFVEVDAHNIIPAWIVTTKKEYAAYTLRPKVNRLLSDHLTDFVEVVRHPSNPGLDTADFPDITYQLESMLQEFTCGFPAGERQALSSMRKFLARGLDRYEQERNNPNLNGQSGLSPYLHFGHLAPQRLAWEVDKAEALQASKECFLEELIVRRELSDNFCLYEASYDSFEGFPDWARKSLNLHRGDKREFIYDLNQLENAETHEKLWNSCQRDLLTSHKLHGYLRMYWAKKIMEWTAGPEEALYNTIYLNDKYSLDGCDPNGYAGIAWSIGGVHDRAWPEREIFGKIRYMNERGCRRKFEVDRYIAEISLGK, from the coding sequence GTGATACGCAAAAACAGAAATATTATTAAGCGCAGCAGGGAAATTTCCCACGGGAAAAGGGGAGAAGGCCCTGTCATTTACTGGATGGATCGGGAACACCGCATCGCCGACAACTGGGCCCTGCTCTACGCCCAGCAGGAAGCTCTTCTTCGAGAGAAAGATCTGCATGTTGTCCTCCTCTATTTTAAAAATATGGGAGAGCACTCCTGTCAAAAGCCTTTCCTGCTGGAAGGGCTGGTTGAACTGAGAGAAGAAGCCAAAAGATATAATATCGGATTCACCGTGCTTGATGGCGAGGCGGAAGATATCCTGCCCCGCTTTCTTGTTAAATATGACTGCCACCTGCTGGTTAGCGATTTTTCACCGCTGCGGGAAAAGCGGCGGATCTGCCGGAAAATCACGGAGGTCATAACTGTTCCTTTTGTCGAAGTAGATGCACACAATATTATTCCTGCCTGGATTGTCACCACCAAAAAAGAATATGCCGCCTATACGCTGCGGCCCAAAGTGAATCGTCTTCTTTCTGATCATTTAACTGATTTTGTTGAGGTTGTCCGTCATCCCTCCAATCCTGGTCTTGATACTGCTGATTTTCCGGATATCACCTACCAACTGGAGTCGATGCTGCAGGAATTTACCTGCGGGTTCCCAGCAGGAGAGAGGCAGGCTTTGTCCAGCATGCGGAAATTTCTCGCGCGTGGTCTGGATCGTTATGAGCAGGAGCGCAATAACCCCAACCTCAACGGCCAGTCGGGCCTCTCTCCCTATCTTCACTTCGGCCATCTCGCTCCCCAGCGACTGGCATGGGAGGTTGACAAAGCCGAGGCACTGCAGGCCAGTAAAGAGTGTTTTCTGGAGGAGCTTATCGTACGAAGGGAGCTTTCCGACAATTTCTGCCTCTACGAAGCATCGTACGACAGTTTTGAAGGTTTTCCGGATTGGGCGCGGAAAAGCCTCAACCTGCACAGGGGTGATAAACGGGAATTCATCTATGATCTTAACCAACTGGAGAATGCGGAAACGCACGAAAAACTCTGGAATTCATGCCAGCGGGACCTGCTGACGAGTCATAAACTGCATGGCTATCTGCGGATGTACTGGGCCAAGAAAATCATGGAATGGACAGCAGGGCCCGAAGAGGCTCTTTACAATACCATTTATCTTAATGACAAATATTCTCTTGACGGGTGCGATCCCAATGGCTATGCGGGTATTGCCTGGTCCATCGGCGGCGTTCACGACAGGGCCTGGCCGGAAAGAGAGATTTTCGGCAAGATACGCTATATGAATGAACGCGGCTGCCGACGGAAATTCGAGGTAGATAGATATATTGCTGAAATATCCTTGGGGAAGTGA
- the ggt gene encoding gamma-glutamyltransferase, with translation MVGGTILLSVQLAWGSAIIEGERMQPVQANKGMVVTSHFLATESALEVLRQGGNAIDAAVTAAFSLAVTQPRSGNIGGGGFMLISSEQKNEITAIDYREKAPAKATTEMFLDDKGDADSHRSRYSHLAAGVPGTVAGLALALEKYGTISLQQAMAPAIKLAEKGFVVTPRLSDGLKATEERLKKWDSSRKIFYKEDGSYYQPGDVFIQKDLAATLKRISALGPKEFYEGKTAELLVSEMVRHGGLISMEDMINYQPVMRTPVHGTYRGYDIYSMSPPSSGGVHVVQILNILEAFPISAYGHNSAGSIHLMAEAMKRAYADRSHYLGDQDFVDVPLKELTSKAYAADLARQIDHDKATPSKNIAPGEPLSYESNETTHFSIVDQFGNAVSNTYTINFSYGSGIVVEGAGFLLNNEMDDFSAKPGVPNAYGLIGGEANKIEPGKRMLSSMSPTIVKHDGRNFLVTGSPGGSRIITTTLQVIMNVIDHGLNIQSAVTAPRVHHQWLPDEIHIEEGISPDTIDLLEEKGHKIVRKSSMGAIQSIMIKDRKMYGGADPRRSTSLAAGL, from the coding sequence ATGGTTGGAGGTACGATTCTTTTGTCGGTACAGCTGGCCTGGGGCTCCGCTATCATCGAAGGCGAACGGATGCAGCCGGTGCAGGCAAACAAGGGAATGGTGGTGACCAGCCATTTTCTCGCCACCGAGTCGGCTCTGGAGGTTTTGCGGCAGGGTGGCAATGCCATCGATGCTGCGGTAACCGCAGCGTTTTCCCTGGCCGTGACCCAACCTCGTTCCGGCAATATCGGCGGTGGCGGTTTCATGCTCATTTCCTCCGAACAAAAGAATGAAATCACTGCGATCGACTATCGGGAAAAGGCTCCTGCAAAAGCAACGACAGAAATGTTTCTCGATGATAAAGGCGATGCCGACAGTCACCGCTCCCGCTATTCTCACTTGGCCGCCGGTGTCCCCGGAACGGTTGCCGGCCTGGCACTGGCTCTTGAAAAGTACGGAACAATAAGTCTGCAGCAGGCAATGGCACCGGCTATTAAGCTGGCCGAAAAAGGATTTGTGGTAACTCCACGCTTGAGCGATGGGTTGAAGGCAACAGAAGAACGCTTGAAGAAATGGGATTCGAGCAGGAAAATTTTTTATAAAGAGGATGGCAGCTACTATCAGCCCGGCGATGTCTTCATTCAAAAAGATCTCGCGGCAACCCTGAAACGAATTTCAGCTCTGGGGCCAAAAGAGTTCTATGAAGGGAAAACTGCCGAATTGCTGGTGTCCGAGATGGTTAGACATGGCGGTCTGATCTCGATGGAGGACATGATAAATTATCAACCGGTGATGAGAACTCCTGTGCACGGTACCTACCGGGGCTATGATATCTATTCCATGTCACCTCCAAGTTCCGGAGGGGTACACGTAGTTCAAATCCTCAATATACTCGAAGCATTTCCGATATCTGCATATGGCCACAATTCCGCCGGCTCGATTCATCTGATGGCGGAGGCAATGAAACGCGCCTATGCCGACCGTTCACACTACCTGGGTGATCAAGATTTTGTAGATGTCCCCCTCAAAGAGCTTACCTCGAAGGCCTATGCTGCCGACCTTGCCAGGCAGATCGACCACGACAAGGCCACGCCCAGCAAGAATATAGCACCAGGCGAACCGCTCTCCTATGAGAGCAATGAGACCACCCATTTCTCCATTGTCGACCAGTTCGGAAATGCGGTATCCAATACCTACACAATTAATTTTAGCTATGGCTCCGGCATAGTGGTTGAGGGCGCCGGATTTCTCCTCAACAACGAGATGGATGATTTCTCGGCCAAGCCGGGTGTACCCAATGCCTACGGCCTGATCGGCGGAGAGGCCAACAAGATAGAGCCAGGTAAACGAATGCTCAGTTCAATGTCGCCGACCATTGTCAAACACGATGGCAGGAACTTCCTGGTTACGGGAAGCCCCGGGGGCTCGCGCATCATCACCACCACTCTTCAGGTGATTATGAATGTCATCGATCACGGCCTCAATATTCAGAGTGCGGTTACTGCACCCCGTGTTCATCACCAGTGGCTGCCCGATGAGATACATATCGAGGAAGGAATAAGCCCGGATACTATTGATCTGCTTGAAGAGAAAGGACATAAAATCGTCCGGAAATCATCGATGGGAGCAATCCAGTCTATCATGATAAAGGACAGGAAGATGTATGGCGGTGCAGATCCACGCCGGTCGACCTCCCTGGCTGCTGGCCTGTAA
- a CDS encoding J domain-containing protein: protein MIPYIILLFFLVIGLFLLILTIPPQKSAAYLVKAGPIFLMVVGGALTLLRRGVIGVPLMLLGISWWRRNNAVRPATYSGGKKSTVRSANLEMELDHDTGEMDGMVLTGSKKGSRLSSLDQDEVLSLYREMYADTDSAALLESFLDRYHPDWRDHIDPDSFTGQDRTSSLDKMTKHEAYQILGVDPDASPEEIHQAWRRLIKKVHPDSGGSAFLATKINTARDVLLN from the coding sequence ATGATACCGTATATTATATTGCTGTTTTTTTTAGTGATTGGTCTCTTCTTGCTGATTCTCACTATACCACCCCAGAAAAGTGCTGCTTATCTGGTAAAAGCCGGACCGATTTTTCTTATGGTAGTGGGGGGAGCACTGACCCTTCTCCGGCGGGGTGTGATAGGTGTTCCTTTGATGCTTCTCGGCATTTCATGGTGGCGGCGAAATAATGCTGTACGCCCCGCCACCTATTCCGGTGGAAAAAAATCAACAGTCCGCTCGGCAAATCTTGAAATGGAACTGGACCACGATACCGGGGAAATGGACGGCATGGTGTTGACCGGCAGCAAAAAAGGAAGCCGCCTGTCTTCGCTGGATCAGGATGAGGTGTTATCCCTTTATCGGGAGATGTATGCCGATACGGACAGTGCCGCCTTACTCGAATCTTTTCTTGATCGCTACCATCCGGATTGGCGGGATCATATCGATCCTGATTCTTTTACCGGGCAGGACCGGACTTCCAGCCTTGATAAGATGACTAAACACGAGGCATATCAGATTCTCGGAGTTGATCCCGATGCTTCGCCTGAGGAGATTCACCAGGCCTGGCGACGGCTTATAAAAAAGGTCCATCCGGACAGCGGAGGCTCTGCCTTTTTAGCCACCAAAATCAACACGGCCAGAGATGTCCTTCTAAATTAG
- the gabD gene encoding NADP-dependent succinate-semialdehyde dehydrogenase, which yields MFDIKDTSLFRHQCYIDGQWVDAADGSTLEVTNPATGSSLGTVPGLGADETRRAIEAANRAWPDWRGQIAAERSSILRRWADLILDNQEDLARLMTIEQGKPLAESQGEIAYAASFIEWFAEEARRIYGDIIPSHQRDKRILVIKQPVGVCAAITPWNFPAAMITRKAGAALAAGCTMVIKPASATPFSALALAELGERAGIPAGVINMVTGSSSVIGGEMTSNPLVRKLTFTGSTKVGKTLMQQCAGTMKKLSLELGGNAPFIVFNDADLDSAVEGAVISKYRNTGQTCVCANRFFIQDEIHDAFTEKLAARVRQMKVGNGLHDQVDQGPLIDEAALKKVEEHIQDAVAKGGRIVCGGKRHSLGGTFFEPTVLADINYGMKITTEETFGPVAPLYKFKTEEEVISLSNDTEFGLASYVYTRDLSRSWRLAEALEYGMVGINTGLISTAVAPFGGMKESGIGREGSKYGCDDYLEIKYLCMGGI from the coding sequence ATGTTTGACATTAAGGACACCAGCCTTTTTCGCCACCAATGCTATATAGACGGTCAGTGGGTCGATGCAGCGGACGGCTCCACCCTGGAGGTAACGAATCCGGCAACCGGGAGTTCGCTGGGCACCGTTCCCGGTCTTGGAGCCGACGAGACACGCCGGGCCATCGAGGCTGCTAACCGGGCCTGGCCTGACTGGCGCGGCCAAATAGCAGCGGAGCGTTCAAGTATTCTACGTCGCTGGGCAGATCTGATATTGGACAATCAGGAGGATCTGGCCCGGCTTATGACGATTGAACAAGGCAAGCCGCTGGCGGAATCGCAGGGGGAAATCGCCTACGCTGCATCATTTATAGAATGGTTCGCCGAAGAGGCCAGAAGGATTTATGGAGATATCATCCCCTCACACCAGAGAGACAAGCGCATTCTGGTGATTAAACAGCCTGTCGGTGTCTGTGCGGCAATTACACCCTGGAACTTTCCGGCAGCCATGATCACCCGTAAAGCCGGAGCTGCTCTTGCAGCCGGCTGTACCATGGTAATCAAACCAGCTTCCGCTACTCCTTTTTCGGCGCTGGCTTTGGCGGAGCTTGGCGAGCGAGCGGGGATACCAGCCGGGGTCATAAATATGGTGACAGGTTCTTCGTCTGTCATTGGAGGAGAAATGACCTCAAATCCCCTGGTGCGTAAGCTGACCTTTACCGGCTCAACAAAAGTGGGTAAGACCTTAATGCAACAATGTGCCGGAACCATGAAAAAGCTCTCTCTGGAGCTTGGCGGCAATGCTCCCTTTATTGTGTTCAATGATGCCGATCTCGATTCCGCTGTCGAAGGAGCGGTTATCTCCAAATATCGTAATACCGGTCAGACCTGCGTCTGCGCCAACCGGTTTTTTATTCAGGATGAGATCCATGACGCCTTTACCGAAAAACTCGCTGCCCGGGTCAGGCAGATGAAAGTCGGCAACGGCCTGCATGACCAGGTGGATCAGGGACCGCTGATTGATGAAGCCGCGCTGAAAAAAGTTGAGGAGCATATACAGGATGCCGTCGCCAAAGGCGGGCGCATCGTCTGCGGCGGCAAGCGGCATAGCCTCGGCGGCACCTTCTTCGAACCGACAGTCCTCGCGGATATCAATTACGGCATGAAAATTACGACAGAGGAAACCTTCGGCCCTGTGGCGCCGCTCTACAAGTTCAAGACCGAGGAAGAAGTAATTTCCCTGTCCAACGATACGGAGTTCGGACTGGCCTCCTATGTTTACACCAGGGATCTGTCCCGGAGCTGGAGGCTGGCGGAAGCGCTGGAATATGGCATGGTCGGGATAAATACCGGTCTCATCTCAACTGCTGTCGCACCATTTGGCGGTATGAAGGAATCAGGTATCGGCCGTGAAGGAAGCAAGTATGGCTGTGATGATTACCTGGAAATCAAATACTTGTGCATGGGAGGAATCTGA
- a CDS encoding bacteriohemerythrin, with the protein MALIYWMPQFNTNIEIIDQQHRLLVDLINELSDAHESGKDRQVLLKLLGKIGTFASSHFAREEHYFEVHGYPDMDDHLQEHDYFEDMLFQFEDEFKAGKQDLSSTVLTFLSDWLVNHINGSDKDYVPFLTSRGVS; encoded by the coding sequence ATGGCCCTGATCTACTGGATGCCGCAATTCAACACCAATATCGAGATAATTGACCAGCAGCACCGCTTACTTGTTGACCTTATAAATGAGTTAAGCGACGCTCATGAATCCGGAAAAGATCGTCAGGTTCTCTTGAAACTACTCGGCAAAATAGGCACGTTTGCATCTTCCCACTTTGCCAGGGAAGAACATTATTTTGAAGTTCATGGATATCCGGATATGGATGACCACCTTCAGGAGCATGATTATTTCGAAGATATGCTTTTCCAGTTCGAAGATGAATTCAAGGCGGGTAAGCAGGATCTCTCATCAACCGTTCTTACTTTTCTCAGCGATTGGCTGGTAAACCACATTAACGGCAGCGATAAAGATTACGTTCCTTTCCTGACCTCCAGGGGTGTTTCATAG
- a CDS encoding TIGR00266 family protein has translation MRCHEVDYEIIGHDMQMVEVELDPNETVVAEAGAMNYMEDGIDFQAKMGDGSEPDQGFMGKLFSAGKRVISGESLFMTHFTNHGSGKKRVAFAAPFPGTIVPVNMAEVGEVLFCQKDAFLCAALGTNIGIAFQRKLGTGFFGGEGFILERLQGDGMAFIHAGGTVVRKELRGETLRVDTGCLAAFTGNIDYDIQMVKGLKSMFFGGEGLFFATLTGHGSVWLQSLPFSRMADRILEHAPASGGKSQGEGSVLGGLGRMLDGR, from the coding sequence ATGAGATGTCACGAAGTTGATTATGAAATTATCGGCCATGATATGCAGATGGTCGAAGTTGAACTCGATCCTAACGAAACTGTAGTTGCCGAAGCGGGAGCTATGAACTACATGGAGGACGGGATCGATTTTCAGGCCAAGATGGGCGATGGTTCGGAGCCGGATCAGGGATTTATGGGAAAGCTCTTCTCCGCGGGAAAACGGGTGATTTCCGGAGAATCTCTCTTTATGACCCATTTCACCAATCACGGTTCGGGTAAAAAAAGGGTGGCCTTTGCCGCACCGTTTCCCGGCACTATTGTTCCTGTAAATATGGCTGAAGTCGGAGAAGTGCTGTTCTGCCAGAAGGATGCTTTTCTCTGTGCGGCACTGGGCACCAATATCGGCATTGCCTTCCAACGAAAACTCGGCACGGGATTCTTCGGTGGTGAAGGATTTATTCTCGAGAGACTCCAGGGAGACGGCATGGCCTTCATACATGCAGGAGGTACAGTGGTCAGAAAAGAGTTGAGGGGAGAAACACTGCGGGTAGACACTGGCTGCCTCGCCGCTTTTACAGGAAATATCGACTATGACATCCAGATGGTCAAAGGGCTAAAAAGCATGTTCTTCGGGGGTGAAGGACTCTTCTTTGCAACCCTTACAGGCCATGGCTCGGTATGGCTGCAAAGCCTTCCCTTCTCCCGTATGGCCGACAGGATCTTAGAACACGCACCCGCCTCGGGCGGAAAATCCCAGGGAGAGGGAAGTGTTCTCGGCGGCCTCGGTCGGATGCTCGACGGCAGGTAA